In Nonomuraea muscovyensis, the following proteins share a genomic window:
- a CDS encoding CGNR zinc finger domain-containing protein: MDMTSYAEWAVRLVNDPDAPPALRGLRDELAEVFAAASAGDEDAVAALLNALLARYPVHPRLSAHDGQRWHLHLAEDEAASAVMGLAAVVAELGADRLGRCQEPRCSRAYLDTSSNRSRRYCSARCASRANVAAYRARRRGGQ, encoded by the coding sequence ATGGACATGACCTCTTACGCCGAGTGGGCGGTCCGTCTCGTGAACGACCCCGACGCACCCCCCGCGCTCCGAGGACTGCGCGACGAGCTGGCCGAGGTCTTCGCGGCCGCCTCGGCCGGCGACGAGGATGCCGTGGCCGCGCTGCTCAACGCCCTGCTCGCGCGCTATCCGGTGCACCCGCGGCTGTCGGCCCACGACGGACAGCGCTGGCATCTGCACCTGGCCGAGGACGAGGCGGCGAGCGCCGTGATGGGCCTGGCCGCCGTGGTCGCCGAGCTCGGTGCCGACCGCCTCGGCCGCTGCCAGGAGCCGCGCTGCTCGCGGGCGTACCTGGACACCTCCTCCAACCGTTCGCGCCGCTACTGCTCGGCCCGTTGCGCCAGCCGCGCCAACGTCGCGGCCTACCGCGCCCGCCGCCGCGGCGGCCAGTAG
- a CDS encoding NAD(P)-dependent malic enzyme → MTATPASPSLESLDQDPAFALHRGGKLEVRSTIPVRDADDLSLAYTPGVARVCNAIADTPSLVNDYTWVSNVVAVVSDGTAVLGLGDIGPAAAMPVMEGKALLFKEFGGVDAVPLCLACTDVDALVETVVRLAPSFGGINLEDISAPRCFEVEARLRDLLDIPVFHDDQHGTAIVVLAALTNAARLTGRSLGDLRAVVAGAGASGVAVTRILLEAGIGDIAVADSKGIIYPGREGLNSVKEALARDTNKAGHTGSTEQALAGADVFVGLSGSTVAEEAIASMATDSIVFALSNPTPEVSPTVAARHARVVATGRSDFPNQINNVLAFPGVFRGALDVRATTITENMKVAAATALAAVVGDDLRADYVIPSPFDARVAPAVTAAVAAQARRDGVARIPG, encoded by the coding sequence GTGACTGCCACTCCTGCTTCTCCCTCTCTCGAATCACTCGACCAGGACCCGGCCTTCGCCCTGCACCGCGGGGGCAAGCTGGAGGTTCGCTCCACCATCCCCGTCCGTGACGCGGACGACCTGTCTCTGGCCTACACCCCCGGAGTCGCCCGGGTGTGCAACGCCATCGCCGACACGCCGTCGCTGGTCAACGACTACACCTGGGTCTCCAACGTGGTCGCCGTCGTCTCCGACGGCACCGCCGTGCTCGGCCTCGGTGACATCGGCCCCGCCGCCGCGATGCCCGTGATGGAGGGCAAGGCGCTGCTGTTCAAGGAGTTCGGCGGCGTTGACGCCGTCCCCCTCTGCCTGGCCTGCACCGACGTCGACGCGCTGGTCGAGACCGTGGTCCGGCTCGCGCCCTCGTTCGGCGGCATCAACCTGGAGGACATCAGCGCCCCGCGCTGCTTCGAGGTCGAGGCCCGGCTGCGCGACCTGCTCGACATCCCCGTCTTCCACGACGACCAGCACGGCACCGCCATCGTCGTCCTGGCCGCCCTGACCAACGCCGCCCGCCTGACCGGTCGGTCCCTGGGCGACCTGCGTGCCGTCGTGGCCGGCGCCGGCGCCTCCGGCGTCGCGGTCACCCGCATCCTGCTCGAAGCCGGCATCGGCGACATCGCCGTGGCCGACTCCAAGGGCATCATCTATCCGGGCCGCGAGGGGCTCAACTCCGTCAAGGAGGCCCTGGCCCGCGACACGAACAAGGCCGGCCACACCGGCTCCACCGAGCAGGCGCTCGCGGGCGCCGACGTGTTCGTCGGCCTGTCGGGCTCGACCGTCGCCGAGGAGGCCATCGCCTCCATGGCGACCGACTCGATCGTCTTCGCGCTGTCCAACCCCACGCCGGAGGTGTCGCCGACCGTGGCGGCCAGGCACGCCCGCGTGGTGGCCACCGGCCGCTCCGACTTCCCCAACCAGATCAACAACGTGCTCGCCTTCCCCGGGGTCTTCCGCGGCGCGCTCGACGTGCGGGCCACCACGATCACCGAGAACATGAAGGTCGCGGCCGCCACCGCGCTCGCCGCCGTGGTGGGCGACGACCTGCGGGCCGACTACGTCATCCCGAGTCCGTTCGACGCCCGAGTGGCCCCCGCCGTCACCGCCGCCGTGGCCGCCCAGGCACGGCGTGACGGGGTCGCCCGCATCCCGGGCTGA
- a CDS encoding amino acid ABC transporter ATP-binding protein, with protein MTPAIEIKDLHKHFGKNEVLRGITCTVEAGQVVCVIGPSGSGKSTLLRCVNLLEQPTLGKILVEGVEVTDPDVDIDAVRRRIGMVFQQFNLFPHMTALQNVMVAQRRVLRRGRKEAEKVARDNLERVGVGEKADAYPAQLSGGQQQRVAIARALAMNPDLMLFDEPTSALDPELVGDVLAVMRKLAEEGMTMLVVTHEMGFAREVADRVVFMDGGVVVEDGPPAQVIGDPQHERTRGFLHRVLHPEG; from the coding sequence ATGACGCCGGCCATCGAGATCAAGGACCTGCACAAGCACTTCGGCAAGAACGAGGTGCTCCGGGGCATCACCTGCACGGTGGAGGCCGGCCAGGTGGTGTGTGTCATCGGCCCCTCCGGCTCGGGCAAGTCCACGTTGCTGCGCTGCGTGAACCTGCTGGAGCAGCCGACCCTCGGCAAGATCCTGGTGGAGGGCGTCGAGGTCACCGACCCCGACGTGGACATCGACGCCGTCCGCCGCCGCATCGGCATGGTCTTCCAGCAGTTCAACCTGTTCCCCCACATGACCGCGCTGCAGAACGTCATGGTCGCCCAGCGGCGCGTGCTCAGGCGGGGCCGGAAGGAGGCCGAGAAGGTCGCCCGCGACAACCTGGAGCGGGTCGGCGTCGGTGAGAAGGCCGACGCCTACCCCGCGCAGCTCTCCGGCGGGCAGCAGCAACGCGTGGCCATCGCCAGGGCACTGGCCATGAACCCCGACCTGATGCTGTTCGACGAGCCGACCTCGGCGCTCGACCCCGAGCTGGTGGGCGACGTGCTCGCCGTCATGCGCAAGCTGGCCGAGGAGGGCATGACCATGCTCGTGGTGACCCACGAGATGGGCTTCGCCCGGGAGGTGGCCGACCGGGTCGTGTTCATGGACGGCGGCGTCGTCGTCGAGGACGGGCCACCCGCCCAGGTCATCGGCGACCCGCAGCACGAGCGCACCCGCGGCTTCCTGCATCGCGTCCTCCACCCCGAGGGCTGA
- a CDS encoding anti-sigma factor — MTEETETRMEEAGIRDVVSIRLPAASAYLSVLRTATAGLAARLDFTLDEIEDLRIAVDEACAMLLGEAVPGTDLTAEFELTGLEMQVRVEVVTVGSSAPKRDDFAWMVLTALADDVEAVTDSPDRMAIVLRKRRGAARPA; from the coding sequence GTGACCGAGGAAACCGAGACGCGCATGGAAGAGGCCGGCATCCGTGACGTGGTGAGCATCAGGCTCCCCGCGGCGAGCGCTTACCTGTCCGTGCTGCGTACGGCCACGGCGGGGCTGGCGGCCAGGCTCGACTTCACGCTCGACGAGATCGAGGATCTGCGGATCGCGGTCGACGAGGCGTGCGCGATGCTCCTGGGCGAGGCCGTGCCGGGCACCGACCTGACCGCCGAGTTCGAGCTGACCGGGCTGGAGATGCAGGTCAGGGTCGAAGTCGTGACGGTCGGCAGCTCCGCGCCCAAACGCGACGACTTCGCCTGGATGGTCCTGACCGCTCTGGCCGACGACGTGGAAGCGGTGACCGACTCTCCGGACCGTATGGCGATCGTCCTGCGTAAGCGCCGAGGCGCGGCGAGGCCGGCGTGA
- a CDS encoding S24 family peptidase encodes MRVRVEGDSMRPALLPGDWLLVRRGARVRAGDIVVARLPGAPDRLIVKRARWHGDDGWWLESDNQRAAGRRDSWDFGPVGDIVGRVVLRYWPPRRRAR; translated from the coding sequence ATGAGAGTGCGTGTCGAGGGCGACTCGATGCGTCCCGCGCTGCTGCCCGGAGACTGGCTCCTCGTGCGGCGCGGCGCCCGGGTCCGGGCGGGCGACATCGTGGTGGCCAGGCTGCCCGGCGCCCCCGACCGGCTGATCGTCAAACGGGCCCGGTGGCACGGTGATGACGGGTGGTGGCTGGAGAGCGACAACCAGCGGGCCGCCGGGCGGCGCGACAGCTGGGACTTCGGGCCGGTCGGCGACATCGTGGGCCGGGTCGTGCTGCGCTACTGGCCGCCGCGGCGGCGGGCGCGGTAG
- a CDS encoding amino acid ABC transporter permease, which yields MSDQSLAAEPGKARLSPRKKQRISRAIQYVLLVAALVGVVLYADWPSLAQNFAKPDVAEKALPELFTIALKNTLIYTAGGFVFAFVVGLVLALMRLSTVRPYRWISGLYIEIFRGLPALLIFLLITFLPLALPGFAVPGGTYGQGILGLGLVGAAYQAEVFRAGLQAVPKGQTEAARSLGMSATRAQITVVIPQAIRIVIPPTTNQFVALLKDSSLVLFLGISGEYVELAKFGNDLASQYANATPIMVAGLTYLLVTVPLGHLAARLEKRKVRAR from the coding sequence ATGTCGGACCAGTCACTGGCGGCTGAGCCGGGCAAGGCCCGGCTCAGCCCGCGTAAGAAGCAGCGCATCAGCCGCGCCATCCAGTACGTCCTGCTGGTCGCCGCGCTCGTCGGCGTCGTCCTGTACGCCGACTGGCCCAGCCTGGCGCAGAACTTCGCCAAGCCGGACGTGGCCGAGAAGGCCCTGCCCGAGCTCTTCACGATCGCGCTGAAGAACACCCTCATCTACACGGCGGGCGGGTTCGTCTTCGCGTTCGTGGTGGGGCTCGTGCTGGCGCTCATGCGGCTGTCCACGGTGCGGCCGTACCGGTGGATCTCGGGGCTCTACATCGAGATCTTCCGTGGCCTGCCGGCCCTGCTCATCTTCCTCCTGATCACCTTCCTGCCGCTGGCGCTGCCCGGCTTCGCGGTGCCCGGCGGCACGTACGGGCAGGGCATCCTGGGGCTCGGCCTGGTCGGCGCGGCCTACCAGGCGGAGGTGTTCCGGGCCGGCCTGCAGGCGGTGCCGAAGGGACAGACGGAGGCGGCCAGGTCGCTCGGCATGTCGGCGACCAGGGCGCAGATCACCGTGGTGATCCCGCAGGCCATCAGGATCGTCATCCCGCCGACGACCAACCAGTTCGTGGCACTGCTCAAGGACTCGTCGCTGGTGCTCTTCCTGGGCATCTCCGGCGAGTACGTGGAGCTGGCCAAGTTCGGCAACGACCTGGCCTCCCAGTACGCCAACGCCACACCGATCATGGTGGCCGGCCTGACGTACCTGCTCGTCACGGTTCCGCTGGGGCACCTGGCGGCCAGACTGGAGAAGCGCAAGGTGAGGGCCCGATGA
- a CDS encoding trypsin-like serine peptidase, translated as MKRILLPAGGAVLATGLLAAGLAGTAQAQSDVSSDVLNSEAKAVETVEFWSASNYLALKQAVAFNPDSLEVSKIQSGGGYSSDTKPGEAKPIGEEKKTVAKTQNVNFPKTIGKVFFVAKDGKPYWCSGTSIQSQYRNLVATAGHCVYDIAGNDEVVSNWVFVPGYYQGKAPWGIYAGKQAFTHYDFDVYEDFDRDYAFVTVYNGIGGSAYTSKKVSWEEYKAYNGPKEVKEVEVTKDEYTKGKLDPKTTEYYEVDPGSAAEPTGPDFPGAVVERDEVKKAKYDAAPVGKGNGYKFGEPITEVVTEAEYKAYSGPGTKAKDAAGNHTITHYYVQQWYKPGKVERYIRLDPFIVGHVLKDAGRLGDNVGGQGVAWNQKGGTAVRTFGYPFGPHPDGNKPFTGVTPKWCYGKTQEKVLKIPARRVEEHQSFRCAVTAGYDGGPWLTRYSNGKRLGYVTGVTSLIVDTDNNKRYDTITSALFDGETASIYKAAAAVWSGKLIK; from the coding sequence TTGAAGCGCATCCTCCTCCCCGCCGGTGGTGCCGTTCTGGCCACCGGTCTCCTGGCCGCCGGCCTGGCCGGTACCGCCCAGGCGCAGAGCGACGTCTCCAGCGACGTTCTGAACTCCGAGGCCAAGGCCGTCGAGACCGTCGAGTTCTGGTCGGCCTCGAACTACCTGGCCCTCAAGCAGGCCGTGGCCTTCAACCCCGACTCGCTCGAGGTCTCCAAGATCCAGAGCGGCGGCGGCTACAGCAGCGACACCAAGCCCGGCGAGGCCAAGCCGATTGGCGAAGAGAAGAAGACGGTCGCCAAGACGCAGAACGTCAACTTCCCGAAGACGATCGGTAAGGTCTTCTTCGTCGCGAAGGACGGCAAGCCTTACTGGTGCTCCGGCACCTCCATCCAGTCGCAGTACCGCAACCTGGTCGCCACGGCCGGGCACTGCGTCTACGACATCGCCGGCAACGACGAGGTCGTGTCCAACTGGGTCTTCGTCCCGGGCTACTACCAGGGCAAGGCTCCGTGGGGCATCTACGCGGGTAAGCAGGCCTTCACCCACTACGACTTCGACGTGTACGAGGACTTCGACCGCGACTACGCGTTCGTGACCGTGTACAACGGCATCGGTGGCTCCGCGTACACCTCCAAGAAGGTTTCCTGGGAGGAGTACAAGGCCTACAACGGGCCGAAGGAGGTCAAGGAGGTCGAGGTCACCAAGGACGAGTACACCAAGGGCAAGCTCGACCCCAAGACCACCGAGTACTACGAGGTCGACCCCGGTTCGGCTGCCGAGCCCACGGGCCCGGACTTCCCGGGTGCGGTCGTGGAGCGCGACGAGGTCAAGAAGGCCAAGTACGACGCTGCTCCGGTCGGCAAGGGCAACGGCTACAAGTTCGGTGAGCCCATCACCGAGGTTGTGACCGAGGCCGAGTACAAGGCCTACAGCGGCCCGGGCACCAAGGCCAAGGACGCGGCCGGCAACCACACCATCACGCACTACTACGTGCAGCAGTGGTACAAGCCCGGCAAGGTTGAGCGTTACATCCGTCTCGACCCGTTCATCGTGGGCCACGTCCTCAAGGACGCCGGTCGCCTCGGTGACAACGTCGGTGGCCAGGGTGTGGCGTGGAACCAGAAGGGCGGCACCGCTGTCCGTACCTTCGGTTACCCGTTCGGCCCGCACCCCGACGGCAACAAGCCCTTCACGGGCGTCACGCCGAAGTGGTGCTACGGCAAGACCCAGGAGAAGGTGCTCAAGATCCCGGCCCGCCGGGTTGAGGAGCACCAGTCGTTCCGTTGCGCTGTGACCGCCGGTTACGACGGTGGCCCCTGGCTGACCCGGTACAGCAACGGCAAGCGCCTTGGCTACGTCACCGGTGTCACCAGCCTCATCGTCGACACCGACAACAACAAGCGCTACGACACGATCACCTCCGCCCTGTTCGACGGTGAGACCGCGTCGATCTACAAGGCCGCTGCGGCCGTGTGGTCCGGCAAGCTCATCAAGTAG
- the sodN gene encoding superoxide dismutase, Ni: MLARLLRPKHVASAHCDLPCGVYDPAQARIEAESVKAIMEKYAANEDPVFRARALTIKEERAELVKHHLWVLWTDYFKPPHLETYPQLHQLFWEATKLAGAAGAKGTVDAAKAEDLLGKIDEISKIFWETKAA; the protein is encoded by the coding sequence ATGCTCGCACGACTGCTGCGACCCAAGCATGTCGCTTCGGCTCACTGCGATCTGCCCTGCGGCGTCTACGACCCCGCCCAGGCACGGATCGAAGCCGAGTCCGTCAAGGCGATCATGGAAAAGTACGCGGCCAACGAGGACCCGGTCTTCCGCGCCCGCGCGCTGACCATCAAGGAGGAGCGGGCCGAGCTGGTCAAGCACCACCTGTGGGTGCTGTGGACCGACTACTTCAAGCCGCCGCACCTCGAGACCTACCCCCAGCTCCACCAGCTCTTCTGGGAGGCCACCAAGCTCGCGGGCGCGGCGGGCGCCAAGGGCACGGTGGACGCCGCCAAGGCGGAGGACCTCCTCGGCAAGATCGACGAGATCTCCAAGATCTTCTGGGAGACCAAGGCCGCGTAA
- a CDS encoding ABC transporter substrate-binding protein: MALWSTSRRGYTISALTLAAALGLSACGGGSGSGDTTATASPGGATAASEAKLVTPGKLTTCTNIPYEPFQFKDASGKIVGFDVDVVDLVAKKLGVEQQIVDIDFAVIKSGAAMATNKCDVAAAGMTITDERKQNITFSDPYFDATQALLAKKGTGATSLEDIKAKNLKLGAQASTTGLDYVKKQGFNPTEYADSAKELLALQAGQADVIVQDLPVVLTWLKKPEIAEKFEMIASLDTGEQYGIGLKKNADPVLLKTINETLTAAKSDGTYEQIFVKWFGKKPGELS; the protein is encoded by the coding sequence ATGGCCCTCTGGTCCACGAGCCGCCGTGGTTACACCATCAGCGCGCTCACCTTGGCCGCCGCCCTGGGGCTGTCCGCCTGCGGCGGTGGTTCGGGCAGCGGTGACACCACCGCCACTGCCAGTCCGGGCGGGGCGACGGCCGCGAGCGAGGCCAAGCTGGTGACCCCCGGCAAGCTCACGACCTGCACCAACATCCCGTACGAGCCGTTCCAGTTCAAGGACGCGAGCGGCAAGATCGTCGGGTTCGACGTCGACGTCGTCGACCTGGTCGCCAAGAAGCTGGGCGTGGAGCAGCAGATCGTGGACATCGACTTCGCCGTCATCAAGAGCGGCGCGGCGATGGCCACGAACAAGTGCGACGTCGCGGCGGCCGGCATGACGATCACCGACGAGCGCAAGCAGAACATCACCTTCTCCGATCCGTACTTCGACGCCACGCAGGCGCTGCTGGCCAAGAAGGGCACGGGGGCCACCTCGCTGGAGGACATCAAGGCCAAGAACCTCAAGCTGGGCGCGCAGGCCAGCACGACCGGCCTCGACTACGTCAAGAAGCAGGGCTTCAACCCGACCGAGTACGCCGACTCCGCCAAGGAGCTGCTGGCCCTGCAGGCCGGCCAGGCCGACGTGATCGTCCAGGACCTGCCGGTGGTGCTCACCTGGCTGAAGAAGCCGGAGATCGCCGAGAAGTTCGAGATGATCGCCAGCCTCGACACGGGTGAGCAGTACGGCATCGGCCTGAAGAAGAACGCCGACCCGGTGCTGCTCAAGACCATCAACGAGACCCTCACCGCCGCCAAGTCCGACGGGACGTACGAGCAGATCTTCGTGAAGTGGTTCGGCAAGAAGCCCGGTGAGCTGAGCTGA
- a CDS encoding RNA polymerase sigma factor SigF, protein MATSDHAVPDRVRARMLFAELAELGPEEPRRQRIRDELVELHLPLVEYLARRFRNRGEWLDDLTQVATIGLIKSIDRFDLNRGVEFSTYATPTIVGEIKRHFRDKGWAVRVPRRLQELKLSLTKAISELSQREGRAPTVAELAAFLKMTEEEVLEGLESANAYSTVSLDAPDSGDDDAPAVSDSLGIVDESLEGVEYRESLKPLLERLPPREKRILLLRFFGNMTQSQIATELGISQMHVSRLLARTLAQLREGLTADD, encoded by the coding sequence ATGGCCACCAGCGATCACGCCGTGCCCGACAGGGTCCGCGCCCGCATGCTCTTCGCCGAGCTGGCCGAGCTGGGCCCCGAGGAGCCGCGTCGGCAGCGCATCCGGGACGAGCTGGTCGAGCTTCACCTTCCGCTGGTCGAATACCTCGCCCGCCGGTTCCGCAACCGGGGCGAGTGGCTCGACGACCTCACCCAGGTCGCCACGATCGGGCTGATCAAGTCGATCGACCGGTTCGACCTCAACCGCGGCGTGGAGTTCTCCACGTACGCGACGCCGACCATCGTGGGCGAGATCAAGCGGCACTTCCGCGACAAGGGCTGGGCGGTCCGCGTGCCGCGCCGGCTGCAGGAGCTGAAGCTCTCGCTGACCAAGGCGATCAGCGAGCTCTCGCAGCGGGAGGGCCGCGCGCCGACCGTGGCCGAGCTGGCCGCCTTCCTGAAGATGACCGAGGAAGAGGTCCTGGAGGGCCTTGAGTCGGCCAACGCCTACTCGACCGTCTCGCTCGACGCCCCCGACTCCGGCGACGACGACGCGCCCGCCGTGTCCGACTCGCTCGGCATCGTGGACGAGTCGCTCGAAGGCGTCGAATACCGCGAGTCGCTCAAGCCGTTGCTCGAACGGCTGCCGCCGCGCGAGAAGCGCATTCTGCTGCTGCGGTTCTTCGGCAACATGACCCAGTCCCAGATCGCCACCGAGCTGGGCATCTCGCAGATGCACGTCTCGCGGCTGCTCGCCCGCACGCTGGCGCAGCTGCGCGAGGGCCTCACCGCCGACGACTAG
- a CDS encoding trypsin-like serine peptidase has protein sequence MKRILIPAGGAILATGLLAAGLAGTATAASDVASDPMAKSAAAAKAIAQFWAESNGAALKAATQSNIWDNNDVAKLQSKGGYSPDTKPGSASPIGQEKKPAVKTQNVNFPKTIGKVFFVNSKGEKKWCSATSVQAQYRNLVATAGHCVYDTAGNTDVMSKWVFVPGYYQGKAPWGIYVGKQAFTHYDFDVYEDYDRDYAFVTVYNGIHVGGGKARRVSEAEFDKYQGIKEAKEIEISEAEYKKCSLDPTETDSCFVKKGDEAQPTGPDYPGAQVAKVEVGKAKYEAAKVGKGNGYKFGEPVTEIVTDAEAAAYKKNQEKDAEKYPATVVKDERGNWTITHYYVQQWFKPGTATKYYKVSFYIIEGFVRDAGRLGDNVGGQGVAWNQPTGKYVRAFGYPAAPHPDGNKSYTGVTPKWCYGKTTKKLVGSAAKKIEEHVALKCAMTEGADGGPWLLRYSNSKRLGYVNGVTSTFNDQDGNNRVDYISSPYFDGETASVYKAAAKVWSGKII, from the coding sequence TTGAAGCGCATCCTCATCCCCGCCGGTGGCGCCATCCTGGCTACCGGCCTTCTGGCCGCCGGCCTCGCCGGCACCGCCACGGCCGCCAGCGACGTCGCCAGCGACCCGATGGCGAAGAGCGCGGCCGCGGCCAAGGCCATCGCCCAGTTCTGGGCCGAGTCCAACGGTGCGGCTCTCAAGGCCGCCACCCAGTCCAACATCTGGGACAACAACGACGTCGCCAAGCTCCAGAGCAAGGGCGGCTACAGCCCCGACACCAAGCCCGGCTCCGCCTCGCCGATCGGCCAGGAGAAGAAGCCCGCGGTCAAGACGCAGAACGTCAACTTCCCGAAGACCATCGGCAAGGTGTTCTTCGTCAACAGCAAGGGCGAGAAGAAGTGGTGCTCCGCCACCTCCGTCCAGGCGCAGTACCGCAACCTGGTCGCCACCGCCGGCCACTGCGTGTACGACACCGCGGGCAACACGGACGTCATGTCCAAGTGGGTCTTCGTGCCCGGCTACTACCAGGGCAAGGCTCCCTGGGGCATCTACGTCGGTAAGCAGGCGTTCACGCACTACGACTTCGACGTCTACGAGGACTACGACCGCGACTACGCGTTCGTCACCGTCTACAACGGCATCCACGTGGGCGGCGGCAAGGCCAGGCGCGTCTCCGAGGCCGAGTTCGACAAGTACCAGGGCATCAAGGAGGCCAAGGAGATCGAGATCTCCGAGGCCGAGTACAAGAAGTGCTCCCTCGACCCCACCGAGACCGACTCGTGCTTCGTCAAGAAGGGCGACGAGGCCCAGCCGACCGGCCCCGACTACCCCGGGGCTCAGGTCGCCAAGGTCGAGGTCGGCAAGGCCAAGTACGAGGCCGCCAAGGTCGGCAAGGGCAACGGCTACAAGTTCGGTGAGCCGGTCACCGAGATCGTGACCGACGCCGAGGCCGCGGCCTACAAGAAGAACCAGGAGAAGGACGCCGAGAAGTACCCGGCGACCGTCGTCAAGGACGAGCGCGGCAACTGGACCATCACGCACTACTACGTGCAGCAGTGGTTCAAGCCCGGCACGGCGACCAAGTACTACAAGGTCTCCTTCTACATCATCGAGGGCTTCGTCCGGGACGCCGGCCGCCTCGGTGACAACGTCGGCGGTCAGGGCGTCGCCTGGAACCAGCCCACGGGCAAGTACGTCCGTGCGTTCGGCTACCCGGCCGCCCCGCACCCCGACGGCAACAAGAGCTACACCGGTGTCACGCCGAAGTGGTGCTACGGCAAGACCACGAAGAAGCTCGTCGGTTCGGCCGCCAAGAAGATCGAGGAGCACGTGGCGCTCAAGTGCGCCATGACCGAGGGCGCCGACGGTGGCCCCTGGCTGCTCAGGTACAGCAACAGCAAGCGTCTCGGCTACGTGAACGGTGTCACCAGCACCTTCAACGACCAGGACGGCAACAACCGCGTCGACTACATCTCCTCGCCGTACTTCGACGGTGAGACCGCGAGCGTCTACAAGGCCGCCGCGAAGGTGTGGTCCGGCAAGATCATCTAA
- a CDS encoding trypsin-like serine peptidase translates to MKRLLVPLAAACLGATALALPATAEPSWISDPLAPKPADAYSDAQFWLDANGAALKKATQYRVDAKDVPKLVRPQTQTGDGKPGGVAPTGTTPPSAKSKNVNLPKTIGKVFFLDRAGQPRWCSATSIQSRHRNLVATAGHCVYEHGKDVFRKWVFAPGYYQGKAPFGVYVGAYAFTAYDLDTYDDYDGDFAFVAVHNGFRLAGEKKVTKAEFDKWAGDKWVKPRPITAEEYGKCLLNLGDCYSEGEDKPADKVGPDYPGAVLEREEVGAQAYKDAKTGKGNGYKFGEPETVPATKAEHEAYKGPGTKGDDKRGNYTITRYYVQKWVKPGTTRKYYMAEYMIGIVKDAGRLGDVVGGQGIAWNQPMNQRVIAFGYPSAPHPDGDRPFSGLTPKWCSGKTGTKTYQINTFRVETHQVLKCSMTPGADGGPWLVRYDNNKRTGYVNGVTSLFVDEDGNDRVDHITSAYFDGEVADVYNKANYAETKKIVGPNGELLPG, encoded by the coding sequence GTGAAGCGCCTGCTCGTCCCCCTCGCCGCAGCATGCCTCGGCGCCACCGCACTCGCCCTGCCCGCCACCGCGGAGCCGAGCTGGATCAGCGATCCCCTCGCCCCCAAGCCCGCCGACGCCTACAGCGACGCCCAGTTCTGGCTCGACGCCAACGGCGCCGCGCTGAAGAAGGCGACGCAGTACCGGGTCGACGCCAAGGACGTTCCCAAGCTCGTCCGCCCCCAGACGCAGACGGGTGACGGCAAGCCCGGCGGGGTCGCCCCCACCGGCACCACCCCGCCGTCCGCCAAGAGCAAGAACGTCAACCTGCCGAAGACGATCGGCAAGGTGTTCTTCCTCGACCGTGCCGGCCAGCCTCGCTGGTGCTCGGCCACCTCCATCCAGTCGCGTCACCGCAACCTGGTCGCCACCGCCGGCCACTGCGTGTACGAGCACGGCAAGGACGTCTTCCGCAAGTGGGTCTTCGCGCCCGGCTACTACCAGGGCAAGGCCCCCTTCGGCGTGTACGTGGGCGCCTACGCCTTCACCGCCTATGACCTCGACACCTACGACGACTACGACGGCGACTTCGCCTTCGTCGCGGTGCACAACGGCTTCCGCCTCGCGGGCGAGAAGAAGGTGACCAAGGCCGAGTTCGACAAGTGGGCGGGCGACAAGTGGGTCAAGCCGCGCCCGATCACCGCCGAGGAGTACGGCAAGTGCCTGCTCAACCTCGGCGACTGCTACAGCGAGGGCGAGGACAAGCCCGCCGACAAGGTCGGCCCCGACTACCCGGGCGCGGTCCTGGAGCGCGAAGAGGTCGGCGCGCAGGCCTACAAGGACGCCAAGACCGGCAAGGGCAACGGCTACAAGTTCGGCGAGCCCGAGACGGTGCCCGCCACCAAGGCCGAGCACGAGGCGTACAAGGGGCCGGGCACGAAGGGCGACGACAAGCGCGGCAACTACACGATCACCCGCTACTACGTCCAGAAGTGGGTCAAGCCCGGCACGACCCGCAAGTACTACATGGCCGAGTACATGATCGGCATCGTCAAGGACGCGGGCCGGCTCGGTGACGTGGTCGGCGGGCAGGGCATCGCCTGGAACCAGCCGATGAATCAGCGCGTGATCGCCTTCGGCTACCCGTCGGCCCCGCACCCCGACGGCGACCGCCCGTTCTCCGGCCTGACGCCCAAGTGGTGCTCCGGCAAGACCGGCACGAAGACGTACCAGATCAACACCTTCCGGGTGGAGACCCACCAGGTGCTCAAGTGCTCGATGACCCCGGGCGCCGACGGCGGCCCGTGGCTCGTCAGGTACGACAACAACAAGCGCACCGGCTACGTCAACGGCGTGACGAGCCTGTTCGTCGACGAGGACGGCAACGACCGCGTCGACCACATCACCTCGGCCTACTTCGACGGCGAGGTGGCCGACGTCTACAACAAGGCCAACTACGCGGAGACGAAGAAGATCGTCGGCCCGAACGGCGAGCTGCTCCCCGGCTGA